From a region of the Planctomycetia bacterium genome:
- a CDS encoding tripartite tricarboxylate transporter substrate-binding protein, with translation MFAPSRSPAAVVARVNDAIAKLVKEADVVQAFSMAGIEGLGGGPVEYARLLECAAERNAKAIRTAEATAE, from the coding sequence ATCTTCGCCCCGTCGCGGAGCCCAGCCGCCGTGGTCGCCCGCGTCAATGACGCAATCGCCAAGCTGGTCAAGGAAGCCGACGTAGTGCAGGCCTTCAGTATGGCCGGCATCGAAGGCTTAGGCGGCGGGCCCGTTGAATACGCACGTTTGTTGGAGTGCGCGGCAGAACGGAACGCGAAAGCGATTCGCACGGCCGAGGCAACAGCGGAATAA
- a CDS encoding ABC transporter substrate-binding protein encodes MSKLKLTLACWDYDRTRALMDGSVQPDGIDLNYLNLPVEETFFRMLRNREFDVSEMSLSSYTVSMQKPERPFVAIPAFPSRIFRHSCIYINTAAGIKEPKNLIGKRIGVPEYQMTAAVWIRGILSDHYGVPVDSVTYMSGGQEEPNRDEKLKLDLPPNIKLVPISPGKTLTQMLHAGEIDALYTARMPSSFLRGDGKVKRLFENYGEVELAYWRETKRFPIMHTVAMRRDVYEANRWIAQCLMKAFTESQRRTYESLRETAALKGMLPWLYAQVEETVREMGDDFWPYGLQANYETLETFLRYHHEQGLSKRRVKPEDLFAPETLESFRI; translated from the coding sequence ATGTCAAAACTAAAACTCACCCTCGCTTGCTGGGACTACGACCGCACCCGCGCACTGATGGACGGCTCGGTGCAGCCAGATGGCATCGACCTCAACTACCTCAACTTGCCGGTGGAAGAGACCTTCTTTCGCATGCTGCGCAATCGCGAGTTCGATGTTTCCGAGATGTCGCTGTCGTCCTACACCGTGTCGATGCAAAAGCCGGAGCGGCCGTTTGTGGCGATTCCGGCGTTTCCGTCGCGCATTTTCCGCCACTCATGCATTTACATCAACACCGCGGCGGGCATCAAGGAGCCGAAGAATTTGATCGGCAAGCGCATCGGTGTGCCGGAATACCAGATGACTGCCGCCGTGTGGATTCGCGGCATCCTCTCCGACCATTACGGCGTGCCGGTCGATAGCGTGACCTACATGTCCGGCGGCCAAGAGGAGCCGAACCGCGACGAGAAGCTCAAACTTGATCTGCCGCCCAACATCAAACTGGTGCCGATCAGCCCGGGCAAAACGCTGACGCAGATGCTGCACGCGGGCGAAATCGACGCACTTTATACCGCCCGCATGCCCTCAAGTTTTTTACGCGGTGACGGCAAGGTGAAGCGCTTGTTCGAAAATTACGGCGAGGTCGAGCTCGCCTACTGGCGCGAGACCAAACGCTTCCCGATCATGCACACCGTTGCGATGCGTCGCGATGTGTACGAAGCGAACCGCTGGATTGCGCAATGTCTGATGAAGGCATTCACCGAATCACAGCGCCGTACTTACGAAAGCTTGCGCGAGACGGCGGCGTTGAAGGGCATGCTGCCCTGGCTCTACGCGCAAGTCGAAGAGACGGTGCGCGAAATGGGTGACGACTTCTGGCCCTATGGTTTGCAGGCGAATTACGAAACGCTGGAGACGTTTTTGCGCTATCACCATGAGCAGGGCTTGTCGAAGCGGCGCGTGAAGCCGGAAGACTTGTTCGCGCCGGAGACGCTGGAGAGTTTCAGGATTTGA
- a CDS encoding aldehyde dehydrogenase family protein has product MQIDSNQQTKEPSSKPSCVQSFLPQHRDLYYGGTWQKPQGGYLDTWNPATGESLGLCAEANSADVNSAVEAAKQAFTAWSQMKPSARAVLMRKVCAVLRENATSLAMLDAANCGNPVAEMTRDVLNAANQWEFFAGLVTELKGETIPMGEGIVNMSVREPFGVVGRIVAYNHPLMFTAAKAAAPLAAGNTVIMKPPHQAPLSAYRLMELIEGILPAGVLSILSGGTECGQALVAHPDIPCVSLIGSVPTGRSVARGAAEHLKHVTLELGGKNACIIYPDADMERAIKGAIAGMNFTWCGQSCGSTSRLFVHESIHDAVVSGILAGISHFKPGIPTDQATTMGAIISRSQLDKIKGYIALGLKEGAKLVYGGNVPADPVLQHGFFIEPTVFTDVSQDMRFASEEIFGPVLSVIRWNDETAMLEQVNRVEYGLTAAIFTRDLANAHRAAAKVQSGFIWVNSAGPHFLGTGYGGYKQSGIGREESIEELLAFTQSKNINITL; this is encoded by the coding sequence ATGCAAATTGATTCCAACCAGCAGACTAAAGAGCCCAGTTCGAAGCCATCTTGTGTCCAGTCATTTCTGCCGCAACATCGCGATTTATATTATGGCGGCACCTGGCAGAAACCCCAAGGCGGCTATCTTGATACCTGGAACCCGGCGACAGGTGAGTCGCTCGGACTTTGCGCCGAAGCAAACTCGGCGGACGTCAATTCCGCAGTCGAGGCGGCCAAGCAAGCCTTCACTGCATGGAGCCAAATGAAACCGTCGGCCAGGGCAGTATTGATGCGGAAAGTGTGCGCAGTGCTTCGAGAGAACGCAACAAGTCTGGCAATGCTGGACGCTGCAAACTGCGGCAACCCGGTTGCGGAGATGACTCGCGATGTGCTGAACGCGGCGAATCAATGGGAGTTTTTCGCGGGCCTGGTCACCGAGTTGAAAGGCGAGACCATTCCCATGGGTGAAGGTATCGTCAACATGTCAGTACGTGAACCCTTCGGTGTGGTTGGTCGAATCGTTGCGTATAACCATCCGTTGATGTTTACTGCCGCCAAAGCTGCCGCGCCATTGGCGGCGGGCAATACCGTGATCATGAAGCCGCCTCACCAGGCACCGCTGTCGGCCTATCGGCTGATGGAGCTGATTGAAGGCATTTTGCCTGCGGGAGTCCTGAGCATTTTGAGCGGCGGTACCGAGTGTGGGCAAGCGCTGGTCGCACATCCTGACATTCCCTGCGTCTCCTTGATTGGCAGCGTACCGACTGGCCGTTCAGTAGCCAGGGGCGCTGCGGAACACTTGAAGCACGTCACGCTGGAACTGGGTGGAAAAAACGCGTGCATCATCTATCCGGACGCGGACATGGAACGCGCAATCAAAGGAGCGATCGCCGGCATGAACTTCACGTGGTGTGGGCAGTCATGCGGTTCTACTTCGCGCTTGTTCGTGCATGAGTCCATTCACGACGCAGTTGTTTCCGGCATCCTCGCGGGAATCAGCCACTTCAAACCGGGAATTCCCACAGATCAGGCAACCACCATGGGTGCGATTATTTCCCGTTCGCAGCTCGATAAGATCAAAGGCTATATCGCGCTCGGACTTAAGGAAGGTGCGAAGCTGGTCTACGGCGGCAATGTGCCGGCAGACCCCGTGTTGCAGCACGGGTTTTTCATCGAGCCGACCGTGTTCACTGATGTCAGCCAAGACATGCGGTTCGCCAGTGAAGAAATCTTCGGCCCCGTACTGTCCGTGATCAGGTGGAACGACGAAACGGCCATGCTTGAGCAAGTTAACCGAGTTGAATACGGGCTGACGGCGGCCATCTTTACCAGGGATCTCGCTAACGCGCACCGTGCCGCAGCCAAGGTGCAATCGGGATTTATCTGGGTCAACAGCGCCGGGCCACACTTTCTTGGCACCGGTTACGGAGGCTACAAACAATCCGGGATTGGTCGTGAGGAATCGATCGAGGAACTACTCGCGTTTACTCAGAGCAAGAACATCAACATCACGCTTTGA